The DNA sequence CCAGCAGGACGGGCATTCTTTTCCTTTTATTTTCTTCCTTATTTCATCTGCACGGTTACTATACCATATTTCCCTTAGAGAATTTTTTCTGACATTCCCCGCTACAGCGTTCTTATGCATTATGTTGCAAAGGGAAACATCTCCATCCGGTAAAATAAATATTTTGTAATATCCAACAATACAGTTAAGCGGATGATATTTATCAAGGGTATAGTAATATTTCATTGAATCCAGATACTTTTTTGTGTTGTTGATAGGCATTTTCTTAAGCCTGGAAACGATCTCATTCAGTTTAAGTGTAAACTCCACGGTTCTATAATCCGATCTCAGTTTATTATTATCAACATTGAAACCTTCAAACTGGAAAGCGGTAACCCGATAAGTGAACCCGTTCTCAAGTGAGAATCGCTGCAGTTCCGGCAGGTCGTCCAGGTTATCTCTTGTAAGAACGCTCCCAACGGATATTTTACCGTATCCGGCTTCCTTCAATGCTGTTATACCTTTTATGACATTCGTGAAACCGCCTGGAATTCCCCGTAATCTTTCATATGCTTCATCACTGACCGTATCGAGCGATACCTGCACCTGAAACGGGT is a window from the Candidatus Aegiribacteria sp. genome containing:
- a CDS encoding radical SAM protein, with the protein product PFQVQVSLDTVSDEAYERLRGIPGGFTNVIKGITALKEAGYGKISVGSVLTRDNLDDLPELQRFSLENGFTYRVTAFQFEGFNVDNNKLRSDYRTVEFTLKLNEIVSRLKKMPINNTKKYLDSMKYYYTLDKYHPLNCIVGYYKIFILPDGDVSLCNIMHKNAVAGNVRKNSLREIWYSNRADEIRKKIKGKECPSCWLSCFAEDNIRFSVKGCLSNFGYFIRKTKRIFLNETKR